In the genome of Bremerella sp. P1, the window CGTGCGCAACTGCCATGTCATGGCACGGTAAGGATAGCGCTGCGCTAAAGTCGTACTATGGGGGGTGGATCTCATCCCCAAATTTTAGCATACGTTCCGAAGATGACGTATCCCAGCTTTACCAGGGAATCTGCATGTGGCGAACGACTTCGCGGGCAAACTGGTCAATCGCATCTTGTTGTGCGGTGACCATCGATTGGCCAGGTTCCGGGTAGAGAACTCCGGTCGCGGTGATTGTCTCGCTCATCAAGACGGGGGCAAGGGTAAGCGTGCCCGGTTGCCGAATGAGTTGGCCTCGTTGGTCGATCCATTCGTAGTGGATCTGAAAGTTCTCTTGCAGGATGCGGGGATCATCGAGGGTATTCTGCCCCTGAACAAGTTTGTTCTCGTTCACCAGGCTGCCTCGCAGCACGCTATCGGCCGATTGAGCATCGGTCACTTTGTACGGAGTGGTGGCTTCGATTTCTTTGATCACCGCTTCGGTGATGCGTTCGCCCAGATCACGACGATAAGTCAGCGAGGTGAATATGGGGACATGTACCGTGCGAATGTCCGGACGATACAGGCTTCGGTTACCGATCTGGTAGTGGACGCAACCGACCAGAGCCGCCGTCACCAGCAGGATGGCGGCAAGCGAAAGGGACCGAGTTGGTATGAGCCAATGTCGCATGAATTCGTATCGTCTACCGGAACCTATCGCGTATCCGTTTCGTCATCGGGGCGTGTGGCGATGTTTTCGATCGGCGTCTGCGAAGGCACCGGCAAATCCTTCTTGCGTTCCAGCCAGCTGTAGAGGAACTCGCCGGGAGGTGTCGGGGAACCAGGGCGTCCCTTGATCTCGGCAATCCGTTCTTTGGCGGCGTCGGCCATATTGGAACTTGGGAACTTGTCGACGACTTGTGCGTAGTAGTGGTAGGCACCTTGGTACTCGCGGCGACGATCGTAGAACGCGGCCTTTTGCCATAATCTCTCGGCTTGAGCAGCACGAATGTCGAAGTCGAGCTTCTCGATGACCTGCATGTTCTCTTGCGTCTTGTCCGGGAACTGACGCTTGATGCGGATCAGCAGTTTCTCTGCTTCTTCCAATGGCTTGCCATCGTACTCGGGGCCTTGGTAGACCTTCAACTTGGTCACTACGCCCAGGTAGTGTGCGGTGAATTGGTGTTCGCTGGTCGGGAAGTTTTCACGCAGATCGGTGTAGAAGCGATCGGCCGATTCAAAGTTGGCTTCCCGGAAATGAGCATTGGCGGCGGCCAGCGTCGCATCGTCAGCCAAATCGCCAGTTGGATCATCCAAGCGAATCATATCGAACAGCTTGATCGCGTTGCCAAACCGGTCGAAGAGCGGCAATTGTTCGTCCGTCAAGTTTGGCTGAATGGCCCACGAGCGTTCTTTGGAGTGGCGATCGAGCCAGTACCGAGCCAGCTTGAAGCGTCGTGCCCCAACGGCATCCAGGTGCTTCGAGTTAGGATACTTCTTCACTAATTGGTCGTACTGCTTGGTTGCGTCGGGGTAGTTGTCGAGAAAGAAGTAGCACTCGCCCGAGTACATCAACGCGTCTTCTTCGATGGTCGAATCGGGAGCATAAACTCCGGCACGCTTGAAGAGGCCCGCGGCCTCGTTCAGCTTCGAGCTACGCTCATTGCCTTCGGCAGCCATGCCTTGTTCGTAGAGACGTTCGGCCTGGGAAAACAGCTGCTTGGCACGCGTCTTGTTTTCGATTGTGTTGCCGGTGACCTCTAGGGTTTTGGCACCGACGCCAGTCGGATCCCACCACGAGTTGCCGGAAGCGTCCTCAGCGTCAGGAGACTGACCGCGTTGGACGCCTTCTTCTTCATAGCTGACTTGCGAGATCTCGCTGCCAGCCGGGTTGAAGGCGGTCGGCGGTGGGACCGGATCACGCTGGCCGAAGTTGGTACAGCCGATAGCAGACGCAGTCGACAAAATGCCGAGGGTGACGATCGTGGTCGTTTTCATCATCGAGGACTTCCTTGCCCTATGCGTTGTCCAACCCGTACTCAGATCGAGAGAATCTGCAGGTATTCTCGCAATCTGGGTGTCTTGCCCAGGGTGTGGCTGAGGTATCTGTTGACGAGTGCCCGGACCTCCATGGCCAGACGCGAAGGAATTTCCGTACGTTTCCATCGCTCGTCTTCTGCGGCGTATATCGATAGAAGCTGCAGCGTTTCCACGGCCACATCAATGACATGACGATGTCCGCTGCGGGCTCTTCTCGACAGTACACCACCTGCGAGCAGTCCAAAAGGAGTACGTCCGCGCTCGGCAATCGGTTCTCCTGTTTCGACACAGTGCGTCAATTCAGGCAACTGACCGAGGTGGCGGAGCAGCATCATTTCAAACCGCAACACCAAAGGAGCAACGGCCTCGAACTGGTTCAGCTGCGAAAGGATATCGTCGGCCAAATGAAACAATTCCGGGTGGGGATCCGAGTGGTCCGTCAACTGCGCAAGTAGCTCGGCCAGGTAATAGCCGGCGTACAGATGTTCGGTACTCTTCTGCCCCGCGCGAAAACGTCTTTCGACCTTCGCCTCGGTCAGCAAGTCCAGGCTGTCGCTTTTTTTGTGGAGGAAGACTATTCGACT includes:
- the lptE gene encoding LPS assembly lipoprotein LptE, which produces MRHWLIPTRSLSLAAILLVTAALVGCVHYQIGNRSLYRPDIRTVHVPIFTSLTYRRDLGERITEAVIKEIEATTPYKVTDAQSADSVLRGSLVNENKLVQGQNTLDDPRILQENFQIHYEWIDQRGQLIRQPGTLTLAPVLMSETITATGVLYPEPGQSMVTAQQDAIDQFAREVVRHMQIPW
- a CDS encoding tetratricopeptide repeat protein, which encodes MMKTTTIVTLGILSTASAIGCTNFGQRDPVPPPTAFNPAGSEISQVSYEEEGVQRGQSPDAEDASGNSWWDPTGVGAKTLEVTGNTIENKTRAKQLFSQAERLYEQGMAAEGNERSSKLNEAAGLFKRAGVYAPDSTIEEDALMYSGECYFFLDNYPDATKQYDQLVKKYPNSKHLDAVGARRFKLARYWLDRHSKERSWAIQPNLTDEQLPLFDRFGNAIKLFDMIRLDDPTGDLADDATLAAANAHFREANFESADRFYTDLRENFPTSEHQFTAHYLGVVTKLKVYQGPEYDGKPLEEAEKLLIRIKRQFPDKTQENMQVIEKLDFDIRAAQAERLWQKAAFYDRRREYQGAYHYYAQVVDKFPSSNMADAAKERIAEIKGRPGSPTPPGEFLYSWLERKKDLPVPSQTPIENIATRPDDETDTR
- the recO gene encoding DNA repair protein RecO, whose amino-acid sequence is MSAEKSLAIVIRTVDFSETSCIATLFTEDFGKITALAKGCKRPKSPFESALDVLTVSRIVFLHKKSDSLDLLTEAKVERRFRAGQKSTEHLYAGYYLAELLAQLTDHSDPHPELFHLADDILSQLNQFEAVAPLVLRFEMMLLRHLGQLPELTHCVETGEPIAERGRTPFGLLAGGVLSRRARSGHRHVIDVAVETLQLLSIYAAEDERWKRTEIPSRLAMEVRALVNRYLSHTLGKTPRLREYLQILSI